Genomic DNA from Bryobacter aggregatus MPL3:
GAAAACGTGCGCCGCGGCGAAATTGTCGACGATTTGCGCGAATTTATCGGTCCCATGACGCCATTCCTCGAGATCGGGGCAAACGCGGGGCACTCCAGCTACATGCTGGCGAATCAGTATGGAGCCGAGGGCTTTGCGCTCGATATCTCGGAAGATTCGCTACGCTACGGCATTGCCTTACGGGAGCGCTGGCAGCTCGAAAAGTCTCCGATGCTGGTGGCTGGCGACGCGCTCCATCTCCCCTTCAAAGACAACTCGCTCCGGATGGTGGTGGCCTTTCAGATGCTGTCGCAGTTTATGGACATCGAGAGCGTGTTTCTCGAAGTGAAGCGCGTGCTCCAGCCAGGCGGCATCTTCTTCTTCGCCGAGGAGCCCATGCGCCGCCTGCTGACGGCGAGGCTCTACCGATGCCCCTACTACGACACGATGAAGCCCTGGGAGCGCAAGCTCTCCGATTGGGGGCTGCTTGGATTTCTGGTGAAGGACGTAATCGGAGCGCACCAGGAAGAATCCTTTGGCATCCGGCAGAATCACCGCATGGATCTTGGCGACTGGCATCGCCTGATCAAGAAGCATTTTGACGACCAGCGTTATAAGCTCTTTGTCCCTGAGCACGGCTGGGCCGAGACCTTGGTCAAGAAAATTGCGATCCAATTAGACCCGAATAAATCGGAATGGCGGGCTGCGCGTCTGATGGGCGGCACGCTGGGAGCCATCTGCCGTAAGGCTGGCGAGGCGCCGGTGCAAACAGGTCCCGTGCAGTATGACAAGTTGCTGCGTTGTCCGGACTGCGGTGGCGATATGGCGAGGAATGAAAGCCATGCGATTTGCTGCTCCTCCTGTAGTTACGAAGCGCCCTGGAAGGACGGCGTCTACAACCTGTTGCCGTCACATGACAAGCGCGAGTTGTATCCTGGCGAGCGCAACGACATCATCGATTTCTCCTTGCCTTCGCACGAAAAGCATCTTGGCCATGGCTGGTATGACATCGAAGGCGTTTATGGCAACAAGTTCCGCTGGATTGGTGCGCGTGCCTCCGCTTGGCTTGAGAATGTGAAGGGCGGAGAACAGCGGCTGCGCTTGCGCGGCTTCGCGCCCGAGCCCATCTTCCAGGCGAGTCCACGGCCTGTAGTTGAAGTCTTCGTGAACGGGTTGCCGCTGAAGGCTTGGCCGCTCGATCGGAATGGCTTGTTTGCGCTCGAGACGAATCTGCCTGCCGCGCCGCGTTACGAGTTGGAGATTCGGGTGAGCCCGGTCTGGCGTGCGCCGAACGACACGCGAGAGCTGAGCGTAAACTTCGGCATGTTGCGGCTGATTCCTTTCGAAGCCTGAGCCCTCAGCGCGGCGGTCCCTGTCTTTCCACCCGGGCGCGGAGTGCGGCCCAGCGCCGCTGCCACACGCCACCTTCTCGCATGCGCCGGGCCCAACGTGCCCGCCACCAGCGGACCGCAGGCATACGCCGCCAGATCTCATAAGCCGCATCGCGCAGGGCCATCACCTTGTCGTGAACCCAGCGGCACCAGCCAATCGAGAGCAGTGCTTTTTTCGTCAGTTGAAAAATACGTGCCACCAAGGCCGTGCCAATGATCTTTGCAGCGAAGAGAGTTGCCAGCGCCAGCATCTTCTTGTCCTCTGCCAGCCAATAGACGGCGAGGATCTTCATTGGCAACAGAATCAGGGTGGGGATTCCAAACAGGGCCAGGGCGCCGTAAGGGGGCAAGCCGCGCACCCAGGCCTCAATAGCCCGCAGAAACGGCAATTCGCCCAGAAGGGCGAAGATTGCCGACAGACGCCATTGGATTTCTTCGTAGGCGATTACGACAGACAACACCGCCAGCAGAATCCAACGGCTGCTCCGGCGTAGCCAGCGTTTCACAAACTTAGATTTCCTTGTCGAGCCGTTTCGTGGAGTCGATCCCCAGCCAGCAGAGAGCACCGAGGAAGTAGGCGGCGGCTGAAATGTAGAAGGTGACGGTGAAATCGTTGCCGGTTGCCTCGAGCACGTTGCCGATCACTACTGGAGCGATGCCGCCTGCGAAGTTGCCCATCATATTCATGCTACCGGACAGAGTACCGGCGAACTTGCCGCCAACGTCCATGCAGGTATTCCAGGCAGGAGGCATCACCAGGTCGTTGCAAAAGCTGGCCATGGCGATCACGCCGACGATGATCAGGGGCTCACGCAACTGCATCGCGATCAGAAGCAGAATACCGGCCATGGTCATGCCACCTACGGCAACGATCTTGCGGGCGCGGCGGATGTCGTTCAGGTAGGCGCCCAGTTTGGGCGTAACGAAGCCACTGACCAGGCAGCCGATGCCGCCGAGGAAGAGCGGCATGCCACTGAGGAGTGCGCCCCCGGCCTTCAGGTCGTATTTCAGCGATTCCTTCAGGTAGGTGGGGAACCAGGTGATGTAGAAATACCATCCGTACGAAAGCAGAAAGTATTGGGTCCAGAGTAGCCAGGTGCTACGCGAGGTGGCAAAGCGTCCCCAAGGCGTTTCGCCGTGCTCCTCGGCCATCTTCAGACTGTCGCCGATGACGGCGATCTCAGCGGCGTTGACGTCTTTATGTTCGCGGGGGCTGTTGCGATACCAGAAGTAGAAAACGGCGGTCCACAGGACGCCGAGAGCACCAAAGATCTGGAAGGCGGTTCGCCAGTCGATGGCCCGGAAGAGCGCGGCCATCAACAGCGGCGTGAAGGCGCCACCCCAGCGGGCACTCATCCAGACGATTCCTTGTGCCCGGCTCTTCTCCGGTCCAGGAAGCCAGGTCGAGAACATTTTTGTAATGTTTGGGAAGGCCCCTGCTTCGCCGGCGCCAAATAGGGCTCGGACCACCAGCAGGTAGGTGTAGTTCATCGCCCACCCGGTGGCGGCGGTGAAGAAACTCCACCATAAAACGATTCGGGACAGGACGCTCCGAGCACCCCATTTGTCGCCCATCCAACCGCCCGGAATCTCAAAAAGCGCATAGGCCCAGGCGAATACGGCGAGGACCCACCCGAACTGGGCGGGTGTGAGGTTCAAGTCCTCGCGCATGGCGGGACCGGCGAAAGAAATCGATACGCGGTCGATGTAAGTGATGATCGAGAGTACTACCGCGAATACAATGACCCAATGTCTGGTTCGGCTTGCCTGCATAGACTTTGCCGAGACTATCACATCAGTCTTTAAGGCTTGTCCGAATCCAGTCGAGATAACGCTCAAGTCCATGAACGATGGGCACTGCAATGCCTTCCGGGGTGTCATAAGGATGCAATCCGGAAAGTGCAGCGAGGGCCTGATTCTGCTTGTCGCGGTCGGTTTTCATGATGAGGAGAACCTCTGAGGATTCCTCTAATTTGCCATCCCAGTGGTAGAGGCTTTCAACATTCGGAACAAGACTCACACAAGCGACCAAATGTTTCTCCAAAAGGGTGCGGGCAATGCTTTTTGCAACCTCGAGATTGGGAGCCGTAGAAAATAGAAGACGATATTGGAAATCCTCGACAAACTTCATTGCCTTATCCTTCCACACGGTTTATAACCAAGAGTAGCCCTTGAATTCGATGTTTGAATCAGCCCTCATCCGACGCGCAGGAATCACCCTTGGTTTGTTAACTGCTGGGGTGTACGTAGTGGTGGCACTACTCGGTCCGAATGGTGTTGCGGCCTTGCGCCAACAGCGTCACGACCTTCAACTTCTCGAAACCCGCAATGCGAATCTGGCCCGGGAGCGTGACGAACTTCGTTATCGCGTCACGGCTCTGGAGAAAGACGCGCAAACCCAGGAACTCGAAGCTCGCCGGCAGCTTGGGAAAGCGAAAAAAGGCGAGTTCATTATCAAAGTCGATCCGCCAAAGCAGCAATAAGGGATGACCAGACGCGCGCTCGCCTCGCTTCTGGTTCCTCCCCTCGTCGCCGCGCCCACAGTCCCCAAGCTCAATCACTTCTACGCGACTCTCGATGCTGCGTCGTATCGCGCCATTGAGAATTCGCAGTTCCTGCAGGAACACTTTGCCCCCTTTGAGCGGCGCACCACGGTTCGCAACGACGGTAGCTACACCGGCCTCTATTTTTATGGGGCGGAGACCTACTTTGAGTTTTTTGAAGAATACAAGGGCAATCGAAAGCCAGGAGATGCCGGTCTGGCGCTTGGCATTGAAGCTGAAGGTGGCTCCCAGGCACTTCGGGCGCAGTGGCAGAGCTTAGGCCCCAGTCTGGTGTCGACGGTGACGCGGCAGATGGAGGGGCAGGCGATCGATTGGTTCGACATGGTGAGCTTTGAGGGCGATACCCGGGAGCGCTCCGTTGTTCCTGGTCTGCGCTTGTTCTCGATGGAGTACAAGGCCAGTTTTCTGAAGCGCTGGCATCCGGAGGCCGCCGGGAGCATCCGCCAGTCCGAGATTCTAGCTGCGTATTGCGCCAAGCTGGGACTAGCCGAAACAAGAAAGAACGGCATGCTGAAGGACGTTGCGATGGTCGAGGTCGCCAATCCTGTAGACGGCATCACTCTCCGGGCGCAACAACTGGTTGCTGCGGGTTGGGCTGCCAAAGGCGGAAGCTGCCATGGTCCCAATGCGGTGATTCGTTTTCATGCTGCGGCGCGGTCCCGTGGCATTACGCGGGTGGAATTCACGCTGCAGGGGAATCCGAGGGCAGCGACGCATCGCTTCGGGAAAACTGTGTTGGTGATCCAGCCGAAGCGGGCGATCTGGACATTCCGGCCTTGACGTAGCCTCGCGCCATGCGATATCAACAAGCGGTGTACCGTATCTTTGCTCTCCTCGCACTCAGTTTCAGCCTGGCCGCTGAAACTCCTGAAGAAACGATCAAAGCCGCTGATGTGGCCTGGTCCAAGGCCGTCATCCAGCGTGACTACGCCGCGCTCAATAAGATCTATAGCGCCGACCTGCTCTATGCGCATTCCACCGGGAATATTGAAACCCGGGAGGAATACATCGAACGTCTCAAAGGCGGCAAGCAGCGCTACGACAAAATGACTTTCGAGAAGACACGCGTGATGTTGCATGGCAACACCGCGCTCACCCACTCGATTGTCCGCTTTGAAGGCAAGAACGATTCCGGGGCCTTCAACGACCACCTGATGATGATGCATTTCTGGGTGAAGAACGGCAAGAACTGGGTGCTGCAGGCGCACCAGACGACGCGAATCCCCTAGACCGCAGCGGAACGCGGCGGTGGGGCAGTATGCTAGCTCTCAGAGAACAATTGCAGTGATGACCCACCCCGAAGTTCCCTTGATTGACGAGATTCATCAGGTTTTTATCCGTTCCGCCGTGGCCCGTCTGCGCCAGCAGGAATCACGCATTGAGGATTGCCTGGCGAAATTAACGGACGACCAGATCTGGTCGCGCGGGAATGAGAACTCAAATTCGATTGGCAACATGATTCTCCATCTGGTGGGAAATCTTGGCCAATGGGTTCTGCATGGGATCGGGGGGCAAGCCGATATCCGGCAACGTGAGGAAGAGTTCGCCGCTCGCTCCGGACCCGGAAAGGTGGAACTGGCGGCCCGTCTTCGCGCTCGCATGGAGGAAGTGGTCGCTGTTCTCGAAGCAATTCCTTCTCACCGCCTCCTCTCCATCGTGGAGCCGCAAGGCTATCGAGTTCCTGTCCTCGAAGTGGTCACGCACGTCACGGAACACTTCTACTACCATGGCGGGCAAATCCTTCTGCTGACCAAGCTCTACCTCGACACAGACCTTGGCTATTACCGGCACTTGTCCCAAGGCAATACAGCACACTCCGAGTCTGTTCCCTAATAGAAATTTCAATTACGGTCGATAAAAAAAGATGCAACACGCGGCGTGTTGGCATATCTTAAAGGCGAGGCCAAGTAAGCCATGCGTTCTCTGTCGACCGTCCTTGCGCTCGGATTGTGTTCCTATGCTGCTCTTTGGGCAGAAACCAATGTTTCCATCGCTCCTCAGCTCACAGTGCTTCTGAGTATTGAGGGGAAAAGCTCTCCCTCCACTCTTGCCGAGTTGAAATCAGAATTGGGCGACATTATGAAGGATACGGGGCGTACGCTCGATGTCCGGTTGCGCCAGGACGCGGCTCCTACCGAAAGCTTTCAGGATGTTGTTCTCGTCAGCCTGAAGGGAACCTGCAAGATGGAGAAATTGCAGGTTTTTAGCGATGAGCGTGGGCCGCTCGCCTGGACCCATTCCACGGATGGAGCGGTTTTGCCCTTTGCCGAAGTTTCCTGCGATCGGATTGCCCGTTCTGTCGCGTCTGAATTGTGGGGCGGCCAGCGCAATCAAGCCGATAAATATCTGGGCCGGGCGCTGGGCCGGGTGTTGGCTCACGAGCTGTACCATATCCTCGGGCAGACACATGAGCATAACCTGGACGGCTCGGTTGCGAAAGAAGCACTCTCTGCGAAGCAGTTGATTTCCGACAAACGGATTGGCTTCGATGTGCGCGACCTCAATCGTATGATCCCCTAGAGGGATGACTGCAGAAATTCCTGCCGGCCTCCGCGCTGGCGACGACAAGCTGCTGCGCTGTTTCTGGTGTGGCGACGATCCCCTGTACCAGCGCTATCACGACACGGAATGGGGCTTTCCGGTTCGTGACGACCGGCGTCTTTTTGAGAAGATCGTCCTCGAAGGTTTCCAGGCAGGCCTGAGCTGGATAACGATTCTGCGAAAACGGGAGACCTTTCGCGCCGCCTTCGCCAATTTCGAGATGCAGCAGGTGGCGCAGTTTGGCCCTGCCGACGTCGAGCGTCTGCTGCAGGATGCGGGAATCATCCGCCATCGGGGCAAGATCGAAGCGGCCATTCACAATGCGTCGCAGGCGATTCGTCTGGTGGAAGAGTTCGGAAGCCTATCCTCTTACTTCTGGGAGTTCCAGCCCCGGCAGGCGGATGCATTGTCCAAAGATCTGAAGAAACGCGGATGGAAGTTTGTTGGACCCACCACCGTTTACGCCTTCATGCAGGCGATGGGTTTGGTGAATGACCATATCGAAGGATGTTATGTGCGAGAAAAAGCACAATTCGGGCGATAAAGTTTTCGGAATGCGGGTCGATTTGTAGGGTAGGAGTTCGAATTTGAGACCCTATAGCCCGGTTCCACCGGTGCGCCCAATTCAGAAAGTTCCACCGGAGCGTCCGGTGAGGCCTCTCCCGAGGAAGCAATCCTAGGCGGGAAAACATCTTCGATTCCTCTTCGTTTCCCAGGGCATCCAAGCAATTGGCGATACTAAGAAGAGAGACAATCGATACACATGAACTGGAAGTTCTTTTGGCGCTTGAACGCTCATGTTCAATTGGCGCCTATCCTCGAGTCCGGCGAAGAAACCCTCATCGGCGGGCAAGCAGTGATGGAAGGCGTCATGATGCGCGCTCCTCATTCCTATTGCGTTTCTGTGCGCAAGGCGAATGGCGAGATCGTGTCGGAAACCGCTCCTCTGGCGAAAGTCAGCGACAAGTACCCCATTTTCAAGCTTCCGGTCTTGCGCGGCTTGGGCACGCTCGGCCAGGCGATGAGTCTGGGCATGAAGGCGTTGAAGTTTTCCGCTGACGTCCAGCTTGCCGACGAAGAAGCGAAGAAACAGCCGCTTGCCTCCAGCGGCGAGGCCAAAGAGAAGAAGCCGACTGAGATTCCGGCTTGGGCCATGGCTGGGCAACTCGCCTTCAGCCTGATCTTCTTTATCGTGCTCTATAAATTTGTTCCGCTCTGGCTGACCGAACAGTTGAAGACACAGTACCCGGTTCTCGAAGGCCGCATCCTGTTCAACCTGGTGGATGGTCTGATCCGCATTGCGATTTTCCTCGCCTTCCTCTATGGCATCTCGCGCGCGAAAGACATCCGGCGCGTGTTCCAGTACCACGGCGCCGAGCACAAGGTGGTTTTCAATTACGAATCCGGCCAGCCGGTGACTGTCGCAAATGCGCAGAGCTTTGTGACCTTCCATCCGCGCTGCGGCACTAGCTTCCTGATCGTGGTGATGCTGATCTCGATGGTGCTGTATATGTTCTTGCCCTTCGATACGATGCTGGGCAAGTTTCTGGCGCGCATCGCGCTCTTGCCGGTGGTCGCCGGACTTTCTTACGAACTGATTCGCTTTGCCGCGAAGAACAAGGGCAGTCTGCTCACGATCCTCGCCGCGCCGGGTCTCTGGCTGCAACGGATTACGACGCAGCCCCCCGATGACGGCCAGGCCGAAATCGCAATTCACGCACTCCAGGGCGCCATGGAACTCGAGAAGTCCCAGGGTGGCCCACTCGTCATCGCATAACTCAAAACCTCAATGGCCATTATTCCAATCGACAAGCTCAATGAAATTGAGCAACATTTTGAACAACTCAATGCCGACATGGCAAATCCGGAAGTCATTGCAGACTCCGAGCGGTATCGAAAAACCACCAAGACGGTGTCGGAACTCGGCGATGTGGTGGAAGTCTTCCGCCGCTACAAGGACCTGAAATCGCGCTTCGACGGCGCGCGCAGCATGTTGTCGGAAACCGACGCCGATCTCGTCGAAATGGCCCGGATGGAGATTGCGGAAGTGGAGCCGGAGATCGCCAAGGCGGAAGAGGAATTGCAACTGCTGCTGGTGCCCAAGGATCCGAATGACTTCAAGGACGTCGTTCTGGAAATCCGTGCCGGCGCTGGTGGCGATGAGGCCAGTCTCTTTGCGGCGGAAGTCTTCCGCATGTATACCCGCTACGCGGAACTCGTGGGCTGGAAGGTGGAAGTGCTGGATGTTTCGGAATCTGGTGCTGGTGGTTATAAGGATGTGTCGGCGATCATCTCGGGCAAGAAAGTCTACTCGGTGATGAAGTACGAGGGCGGCGTGCATCGCGTGCAACGCGTTCCGGCGACGGAAGCCCAGGGCCGCATCCACACTTCGACGATTACGGTGGCTGTGCTGCCCGAAGCCGATGAAGTGGAAGTGCACATTGAACAGAAGGATCTGCGTGTCGATACCTTCTGCTCGTCGGGTCCCGGCGGTCAGAGTGTGAACACGACCTATTCGGCGGTGCGTCTGACCCATATTCCGACCGGCGTTGTGGTTTCGATGCAGGACGAAAAGTCGCAGATCAAGAATCGCGAAAAGGCGATGCGTGTGTTGCGTTCGCGCCTGTACGAGTTGGAGATGGAAAAGCAGAGCGCCGCGCTGAGTTCGGAGCGCAAGTCGATGGTGGGTTCGGGCGATCGCTCGGAGAAGATCCGCACCTACAACTTCAAAGAGAATCGCGTGACCGACCACCGGATTGGCCTCACCATCCACCAACTCGATCAGGTGATGGAAGGCAAGCTCGATCCCTTCATCAGTGCGCTCACCGCTCATTACAACGCTGAGAAGCTGAAGAGTGTCGACTGAGCTGACGATCGGGAAAGCGCTGATGCAGGGCATCGCGCTGCTCACCGAGGAGAAGATCGAGCCACCCCGGCTTACGGCAGAACTCCTGTTGATGCACGCGCTCCGCAAGGAGCGCGTTTTCCTTTTCAGCCATTCGGGCGATCCTTTACCGGAGCTGGCCTGGATCCACTATGGCCGCTACCTGCATGAGCGCATCGCGGGTAAACCGGTACAGTACATCATCGGGAAACAGGAATTCTTCTATCGCGATTTCAAGGTGCGTCCGGGAGTGCTGATTCCGCGGCCGGAGACTGAGCATCTGATTGAACGCATTCTGGCGCTGCCGAAGCCGTTGGGGCGGATTGCCGATGCGGGTTCCGGGTCCGGTGCCATTTGTGTGACTCTTGCGGCGGAACTGCGGCAAGCGGTTGTGGGGATCGACCGTTCCCCGATCGCCTTGGCGGTGACCCAAGAGAATGCGGCGACGCATCGGGCAAATGTGCCGTTGGTACAAAGCGATTGGCTCAGCGCGATTGCACCGGCTTCGCTCGACATTCTTGTTTCCAATCCACCCTACATCGCAGAAACAGACAAGCCGACGCTGCAGCGCGAGGTGCGTGATCATGAGCCGGAACTCGCGCTGTTTGCTGGGGCCGATGGTCAGGACGCGTACCGGATTCTTGAGCGGCAATCGAGGAAAGTCTTGAAGCCGAAGGGCCGGATTGTCCTTGAGATCGGCTCGATCACGACCCGTGAGATCTTTGCCGATTGGTCCGCGATTGAAATCCAGAATGATCTGGCCGGGCGGCCGTGTTTGCTGACGGCGATCCGGCCTTAGCGCCTGAGTGCTGGAATCGACAGGGAGAGGGGATTGCGTTGACCGCCCTCAGGCGCTGACGGTGACCAGATTGTTCAGGAAGGCCTGATCTTGAACGAAGTAGACGCTCGGAGCGGTTTTACTGACCGGGCGCACCACCTTCATTGCGTGGTAGACCACTCCCGAGGGAGGCAGTTCTCCAGCGACGATGTGCTTGCGGTACCAGGCTTCAAAAGCCTTCTTGTCTGTGCTGGCCGCTGCAATGGTGTAGACCAACGAGTTCTTGGTTTCTCGTACGCCGAAGCCAACTTTTGCATCGATGGAGATGTGGTAGAAATCTTTGCGCTTCGCCTTTGTCCAGGCATCGAGATCTGGAACAAAGGCGGGAGAGAAGTGCCCATAACTGTCAAATAGAGTGGGCGCGCTCAGACTCTGGGCGCCAAAGAACTCGAGGAAAGCCTCCATCGTGTCCTTTGAGATGCCCATATTGCAAGCACGGATGGCGAGATGTTTGAGCTGGATCTCCTGTACCTGAGTCCTCTTTGCCCGGAGTGCGGCAACCTGCGCTTCGGTCATCCGGGTGAGTGTTGCCAGATCGGCATTGGTCCGGATCGGAGTGCGGATCGTCGTTCCTCCTTCGATGGTGATGTTCCGATTGCGATCGGCAGCGAGCGCAACCATCAGATCCCGTTCTGCTCCGGAACTTGCTCCCTCGCGGAGAGGGAGCGCGAGTCCATTGCCATCGCCGTGGCTCACAATGAGGACTTCCCGATCCTTTGCCGCGATGATCTGGTCGAGGATCGAATCGAGCGTCATTTTCTCAAGGAGAACGACCTTCTTAACGTTCATTTGTTTCGATTTACTGATGGGCTCCACTGGATTGCTGGCGTACCAAGGAGGGGCAAAGGGATGACCTTTGTCGCCTCCCTGGACGATGGCGAGCCCAAACAGCGGGAGTCTCCCGCGGCCCTGAATCCGGTAAGGAAGCCCTCGCTCCCAATGGCTTGCTGCTTCCCAGGCTTCGGCTTCCAGTTCCGCAACGGTGTTGTGGCCCGGACGCCGGAGTTGTTCGAGATGTGCCGCTTCATGGAGCAGGAGCCGCAGCAGGGAACTCCGCGGGAGGCGGAGCGCCGCACTGTGAATCAGAATGGTTTCCGCGTCATCTGCTTGTGCCAGCGCCAGCTTCGGCTGGAGGGTGGCGTCGATTTCCGGGCCCGTTCGGAGGATAGTGTGCATGGTGATCTTTCGAAAGCTGCTGATCGGAGATTCCGCGACCCAGCGCCTCGTTACCGAGCCGTACAATGAAAGTTCTCAGGTTCCTTTGCAGTGAAAACCATCTTCCACGTCGACATGGACGCGTTCTTCGTCTCCGTTGAAGAGCTCTTCGACCCCTCTCTGGTCGGCAAGCCAGTGGTGGTGGGAGGGAAGGGGGACCAGCGAGGCGTTGTCTCCGCAGCCAGTTATGAGGCGCGCAAGTATGGACTCCATTCGGCGATGCCACTCCGCACCGCCTATCAACTTTGTCCGCATGCCATCTTCATCGACGGCCAGATGCATCGCTACCGTGAGTATTCCGACAAGGTGGAGGCGGTGCTACGCGATTTCTCTCCGCTGGTGGAAATGGCTTCGATCGACGAAGCCTATCTCGATATGACCGGGTGTGAGCGGCTTTGGGGACCGCCGCTCCAGGCGGCGCACCGGCTTCACGAACGGATCCACGCAGCGACCGGACTCAATTCCTCCATCGGTGTGGCGAATAGCAGACTTGTTGCCAAAATCAGCTCCGACCAGGCGAAACGCAACGGCGTTCTATGGATTCTTCCTGGGACCGAAGCGCAGTGGCTGGCCCCGCTTGAAGTGAAGCGGATTCCCGGGGTCGGGAAAGTGACGGAAAAGCAGCTTGCCGAGATCGGAATTCGACGCATTGGTGATCTGGCGGCGTTGAACGAGGGCTTTCTGGAAAAGCGCTTTGGCAAGTGGGGCCTTGCGCTGGCTGGAAAGGCGCAAGGTCAGGATGCCGGAGGCTGGTTCGATGCGGTGATCGGCGTCGAGGAGGCCCCCAAGTCCATCAGCCACGAACACACCTTCCATGAAGACACGGTCGATCTCGACCTTCTGCGCGCCACGCTGGTCCGGCTGGTCGAAAAGGTGATGAAACGGCTGCGAGAGCACCGGCTCCATGCGCGTACGGTGCAACTGAAGCTTCGCTTTGCGGGCTTTGAAACGATTACGCGGGCGAAATCTCTCGGAGACTCTACCGACATCGATCGCGATGTGGTGGAACCGATTCTGGGGCTATTTACGCACAACTGGCCTGCCGGACGTCCGGTGCGCCTGCTGGGCGTGCAGGTCTCTCAGTTGACCGACCAGTTGCCGCACCCCAACCTGCTCACCGGCGAGGAAGACCGCAAATGGCGCGGCGCACTGCAGGCAGCTGACAAGCTCAAAGATAAATATGGTGAGGGCACCCTGCATCTGGGGGGCGCGCTCAAGGGCATCTACCGCGACCGCGTTCACGAAGCGGCGCCGAAGTCACCGCCTAAGAAGTAGCGAGTAGCGCCTCGACGGCGGCCCAGTCGCTTCCGGCGCCGAAATTGGCCATTTTCAAGCTGGGATCGATATTCTTCACTAGTCCGCAAAGTACCTTTCCGGCGCCGATCTCAATGCCATGGGTTACCCCTTCGGCGGTGAGCACGCGTACCGAATCTGTCCAGCGGACCGGATTGGGAATCTGCTCCAACAGACCTCGCCGGGCTTCAGCGCCATCGGTGACGACGGCGGCCCGCCAGTTGTTGACCAGCGGTACGGTGAGATTGCGGAACTCCGTTGCGTCCAGGTCCGGCCGTAGGGCATCTTGGGCGGGCTTCATCAGCGGGCAATGGAAGGGGGCACTGACGGGCAGCGCGACGCAGCGCTTGGCGCCGGCGGCTTTGGCCAGTTCCATGGCGCGTTCCACTGCGCCTTTGTGACCGGCGATGACAATCTGGTCGGGAGAATTCAGATTCGCCGCCGTCACCACTTCGCCTTGGGCTGCTTCTGCCAGTACTGCATCCAAAGCTTCGATCGGTAGCTTCAAGATGGCAGCCATAGCCCCGACTCCGGCTGGGACGGCCTGCTGCATATCCTGTCCACGCTTGCGAACCAGGCGGAGCGCCGCGGCAAAATCGAGACTCCAGGCGGCGACCAGCGCAGAGTACTCGCCCAGGCTATGGCCCGCAACATAGGCGGGAGTGGGCGCGCCCAGGCTACGCAGAACACGCAATGCGGCCACGCTGGTGGCTACCAGGGCGGGTTGGGTGTTTTCGGTGCGCTTCAAATCCTCTTCCGGCCCCTCAAAACAAAGAGTGGACAACGGGAAGCCGAGG
This window encodes:
- a CDS encoding class I SAM-dependent methyltransferase, with the translated sequence MRRGEIVDDLREFIGPMTPFLEIGANAGHSSYMLANQYGAEGFALDISEDSLRYGIALRERWQLEKSPMLVAGDALHLPFKDNSLRMVVAFQMLSQFMDIESVFLEVKRVLQPGGIFFFAEEPMRRLLTARLYRCPYYDTMKPWERKLSDWGLLGFLVKDVIGAHQEESFGIRQNHRMDLGDWHRLIKKHFDDQRYKLFVPEHGWAETLVKKIAIQLDPNKSEWRAARLMGGTLGAICRKAGEAPVQTGPVQYDKLLRCPDCGGDMARNESHAICCSSCSYEAPWKDGVYNLLPSHDKRELYPGERNDIIDFSLPSHEKHLGHGWYDIEGVYGNKFRWIGARASAWLENVKGGEQRLRLRGFAPEPIFQASPRPVVEVFVNGLPLKAWPLDRNGLFALETNLPAAPRYELEIRVSPVWRAPNDTRELSVNFGMLRLIPFEA
- a CDS encoding MFS transporter; protein product: MQASRTRHWVIVFAVVLSIITYIDRVSISFAGPAMREDLNLTPAQFGWVLAVFAWAYALFEIPGGWMGDKWGARSVLSRIVLWWSFFTAATGWAMNYTYLLVVRALFGAGEAGAFPNITKMFSTWLPGPEKSRAQGIVWMSARWGGAFTPLLMAALFRAIDWRTAFQIFGALGVLWTAVFYFWYRNSPREHKDVNAAEIAVIGDSLKMAEEHGETPWGRFATSRSTWLLWTQYFLLSYGWYFYITWFPTYLKESLKYDLKAGGALLSGMPLFLGGIGCLVSGFVTPKLGAYLNDIRRARKIVAVGGMTMAGILLLIAMQLREPLIIVGVIAMASFCNDLVMPPAWNTCMDVGGKFAGTLSGSMNMMGNFAGGIAPVVIGNVLEATGNDFTVTFYISAAAYFLGALCWLGIDSTKRLDKEI
- the cutA gene encoding divalent-cation tolerance protein CutA, whose protein sequence is MKFVEDFQYRLLFSTAPNLEVAKSIARTLLEKHLVACVSLVPNVESLYHWDGKLEESSEVLLIMKTDRDKQNQALAALSGLHPYDTPEGIAVPIVHGLERYLDWIRTSLKD
- a CDS encoding FtsB family cell division protein, translating into MFESALIRRAGITLGLLTAGVYVVVALLGPNGVAALRQQRHDLQLLETRNANLARERDELRYRVTALEKDAQTQELEARRQLGKAKKGEFIIKVDPPKQQ
- a CDS encoding DUF5829 family protein, which gives rise to MTRRALASLLVPPLVAAPTVPKLNHFYATLDAASYRAIENSQFLQEHFAPFERRTTVRNDGSYTGLYFYGAETYFEFFEEYKGNRKPGDAGLALGIEAEGGSQALRAQWQSLGPSLVSTVTRQMEGQAIDWFDMVSFEGDTRERSVVPGLRLFSMEYKASFLKRWHPEAAGSIRQSEILAAYCAKLGLAETRKNGMLKDVAMVEVANPVDGITLRAQQLVAAGWAAKGGSCHGPNAVIRFHAAARSRGITRVEFTLQGNPRAATHRFGKTVLVIQPKRAIWTFRP
- a CDS encoding nuclear transport factor 2 family protein, whose translation is MRYQQAVYRIFALLALSFSLAAETPEETIKAADVAWSKAVIQRDYAALNKIYSADLLYAHSTGNIETREEYIERLKGGKQRYDKMTFEKTRVMLHGNTALTHSIVRFEGKNDSGAFNDHLMMMHFWVKNGKNWVLQAHQTTRIP
- a CDS encoding DinB family protein, with amino-acid sequence MTHPEVPLIDEIHQVFIRSAVARLRQQESRIEDCLAKLTDDQIWSRGNENSNSIGNMILHLVGNLGQWVLHGIGGQADIRQREEEFAARSGPGKVELAARLRARMEEVVAVLEAIPSHRLLSIVEPQGYRVPVLEVVTHVTEHFYYHGGQILLLTKLYLDTDLGYYRHLSQGNTAHSESVP
- a CDS encoding DNA-3-methyladenine glycosylase I, which encodes MTAEIPAGLRAGDDKLLRCFWCGDDPLYQRYHDTEWGFPVRDDRRLFEKIVLEGFQAGLSWITILRKRETFRAAFANFEMQQVAQFGPADVERLLQDAGIIRHRGKIEAAIHNASQAIRLVEEFGSLSSYFWEFQPRQADALSKDLKKRGWKFVGPTTVYAFMQAMGLVNDHIEGCYVREKAQFGR